The following proteins come from a genomic window of Corallococcus sp. NCRR:
- a CDS encoding S8 family serine peptidase, whose product MARKLVAVHCMHQHELNTARQALQRAEVGRAFVLGEIDSQGIEALRQGGLIVEELEDVLEKPPVWGLTFLSSPGSEGLKTPDAPSAPTPSSLYPIPKGVTPPQQTRQDYVLTLAGPLLPGWHDELKKLGLEVSRRVARFAFLLSGPAGLTARLQGLPFVRKVVAQPVVSWPPGQSGHLGDVSIPFLGEEKHTPKGDVALQTKTFDVLLKSPQAQAPFEELLRKEGAKVIASTPGKLRVGMTASLRWRLASHPQVEEIEEYLPPVLYNDLTRVLLGIDPASPSAAGPPWTGKGQLVAVADSGIDLTHPDLKDRIHKALPLGRKDDPSDPDGHGTHVAGSIVGTGAASSGLIRGVAPEARLVFQSLMDDQGKLGGLPLRLGDLFEQSYQEGARIHNDSWGADAKARYTLSSKEVDEYVSLRRDMLVVLAAGNAGTAANNVHSPAGFSDLQSVGAPASCKNALVVGASRSSRTKGGRSQRTYKEYWSERFIAPPLSEARISGDPECLAAFSSRGSCVDQRIKPDLVAPGTDILSTRASTAPLHKFWAPAKGTEHYAYLGGTSMAAPFVSGCAALVREYYASVPHEPSAALLKATLINGTRWLTGEDAVLEREVPPNNHQGFGRVSMRTTLPNPAEPWMKLAFIDSWRKPELQLPATNEMFLFSVQVREGHPLRVCLAHTDPPANGMQNTLRLTVQSPNGRKWLGNGKRSSQGVAIWDDLNNVSIVRFEAPEAGRYFVQVEAWNLLKIQDYALVVTGELESGLEPVKASNP is encoded by the coding sequence ATGGCCAGGAAGCTCGTCGCGGTCCACTGCATGCATCAGCACGAGCTGAACACCGCCCGCCAGGCGCTCCAGCGCGCGGAGGTGGGCAGGGCCTTCGTGCTGGGAGAGATTGACTCCCAGGGCATCGAGGCCCTGCGGCAGGGCGGGCTCATCGTCGAGGAGTTGGAGGACGTGCTGGAGAAGCCACCGGTCTGGGGGCTGACGTTCCTCTCCTCTCCCGGCTCCGAAGGGCTGAAGACCCCGGACGCGCCTTCGGCGCCCACGCCCTCTTCGTTGTACCCCATCCCGAAGGGCGTGACGCCTCCGCAGCAGACGCGCCAGGACTATGTCCTGACCCTCGCCGGTCCCCTCCTCCCGGGCTGGCACGATGAGCTGAAGAAGCTGGGGCTGGAGGTGTCACGGAGGGTCGCGCGGTTCGCGTTCCTGCTCAGCGGGCCAGCAGGGCTGACCGCACGACTCCAGGGACTGCCCTTCGTGCGCAAGGTGGTGGCGCAGCCTGTCGTCTCATGGCCGCCCGGTCAGTCCGGGCACCTCGGGGATGTGTCCATTCCCTTCCTTGGCGAAGAGAAGCACACCCCCAAGGGCGATGTGGCTCTTCAGACGAAGACCTTCGATGTCCTCTTGAAGTCCCCGCAGGCACAGGCGCCCTTCGAGGAGTTGCTGCGAAAGGAGGGCGCCAAGGTCATCGCCAGCACGCCTGGCAAGCTCCGCGTCGGCATGACCGCCTCACTCCGGTGGCGGCTGGCCTCCCATCCCCAGGTGGAGGAGATCGAAGAGTACCTGCCGCCTGTCCTCTACAACGATCTCACGCGGGTGCTGCTGGGCATTGATCCCGCCTCGCCGTCAGCCGCGGGGCCGCCCTGGACGGGCAAGGGGCAGCTCGTGGCGGTCGCCGACAGCGGTATCGACCTCACGCACCCGGATCTGAAGGACCGCATCCACAAGGCCCTCCCCCTGGGTCGCAAGGATGACCCGAGCGATCCCGATGGACACGGGACACACGTGGCTGGCTCCATCGTGGGGACGGGAGCCGCCTCCAGCGGCCTCATCCGGGGCGTCGCTCCCGAAGCCCGGCTCGTCTTCCAGTCGCTGATGGACGACCAGGGCAAGCTGGGCGGCCTGCCCCTGCGGCTGGGGGACCTCTTCGAACAGTCGTATCAAGAGGGCGCGCGCATCCACAACGACAGCTGGGGAGCGGATGCCAAGGCACGCTACACGCTGAGCTCGAAGGAGGTGGATGAGTACGTCTCCCTGCGCCGGGACATGCTCGTGGTGCTCGCGGCAGGCAACGCAGGCACGGCCGCGAACAACGTCCACAGCCCCGCCGGGTTCTCCGACTTGCAGTCCGTGGGCGCGCCCGCCAGCTGCAAGAATGCGCTGGTGGTGGGCGCAAGCCGGAGCTCGCGCACGAAGGGCGGACGCTCGCAGAGGACCTACAAGGAATACTGGAGCGAGCGGTTCATCGCTCCTCCCCTGTCCGAGGCGAGGATCTCCGGTGACCCCGAGTGTCTGGCGGCCTTCAGCAGCCGCGGCTCGTGCGTGGACCAGCGCATCAAGCCAGACCTGGTCGCCCCCGGGACGGACATCCTGTCCACCCGCGCCAGCACCGCGCCGCTCCACAAATTCTGGGCGCCGGCCAAGGGGACCGAGCACTACGCCTACCTGGGAGGCACCAGCATGGCGGCGCCATTCGTCTCGGGTTGCGCCGCCCTGGTCCGCGAGTACTACGCCAGCGTCCCGCACGAGCCCAGCGCCGCGCTGCTCAAGGCCACGCTCATCAACGGCACGCGCTGGCTGACCGGCGAGGATGCCGTGTTGGAGCGCGAGGTGCCCCCCAACAACCATCAGGGGTTCGGGCGCGTGTCCATGCGCACCACGCTGCCCAACCCGGCGGAGCCCTGGATGAAGCTGGCCTTCATCGACAGCTGGCGGAAGCCGGAACTCCAGCTGCCAGCCACCAACGAGATGTTCCTCTTCTCGGTCCAGGTCAGGGAGGGCCACCCGCTGAGGGTGTGCCTCGCCCACACCGACCCGCCGGCCAATGGGATGCAGAACACCCTCCGTCTGACAGTGCAGTCTCCCAACGGCCGGAAGTGGCTGGGCAATGGCAAGCGCTCTTCCCAGGGCGTGGCCATCTGGGATGACCTCAACAACGTCTCCATCGTGCGGTTCGAAGCCCCCGAGGCCGGCCGCTACTTCGTCCAGGTCGAGGCGTGGAACCTCCTGAAGATCCAGGACTATGCCCTTGTCGTCACGGGCGAGCTGGAGTCCGGGCTCGAGCCCGTGAAAGCATCCAACCCCTGA
- a CDS encoding PaaI family thioesterase — MDDPQEFARQVFASQPFSQFIGAQLASAGPGTAELRLPIVDHLKQQHGFVHGGVLSYLADNAITFAGGLALGGNALTSEYKINYLKPAVGSLLIARAQAKAAGKRQAVCQCEVFAVKDGAETLCALAQGTVVSAA, encoded by the coding sequence ATGGACGACCCTCAGGAGTTCGCGCGTCAGGTGTTCGCGTCGCAGCCCTTCAGCCAGTTCATCGGCGCGCAGCTGGCCAGCGCCGGGCCTGGGACCGCGGAGTTACGGCTGCCCATCGTGGACCACCTGAAGCAGCAGCACGGCTTCGTCCATGGGGGCGTGCTCAGCTACCTGGCCGACAACGCCATCACGTTCGCCGGAGGCTTGGCGCTGGGCGGCAACGCGCTGACCTCCGAGTACAAGATCAACTACCTGAAGCCCGCCGTGGGCTCGCTGCTCATCGCGCGGGCCCAGGCGAAGGCCGCCGGCAAGCGGCAGGCCGTGTGTCAGTGCGAAGTCTTCGCCGTGAAGGATGGCGCGGAGACGCTGTGCGCCCTGGCGCAGGGGACCGTCGTCTCCGCGGCCTGA
- a CDS encoding nSTAND1 domain-containing NTPase, whose translation MKGFTTQEPVELLLDFVRTEKGDDAHAFRFEPQDYLLRKDKGAVSRVSFSWDSETMKDLESLQGQVPAPNAESRLGNKLRSLLGGEEARIEAALTERRSVRLTIRSNAAELYALPWELLRLSGQGIPLYAYPEITLRYTWPGTSTAAPVPASRLEGGRILFAWSEAGGDVAWELHLDALQGAARAGHLPFDPVKDVLPAVSLKRLADKLEQARAESRPYAVLHVLCHGKEIPGESKAFGLRWDGSSLLVLEDIVSANRLRDRLYKYAAELRLVVLCVCQSGNMGEPGSHLGSVAHELHRASFEAVVASRFPLSVPGSVTLTRTLYGRMLEGLTSLEDGFVAAREALNDAALPTLDHVAIQLYGRPEDGWNTRPFIVRPYQGLRAFQPEHARFFFGRATERDALLKRVLEARAGQLPRLQVLAAASGTGKSSLVLAGVVPELVRMGWRWKVLRPSELSQEAASFEATPGEGPLLVVVDQFEEIFTRTSSPSERDAIVQKIGTLAQLPEVVVLCTLRVDFLGRCGEVTVEDGGRRLDHVVYDEAHRMFLSTLDDARMAEVITGPAWLVGLEFEEGLVEVLRRDIAGESGALPLLEYALDRLWEQRKGRLLTHEAYQSIGGVEGAVSGTADRLMAGFSEEERAQVRRLFVAMVGIRQQGALDTRRRVWMDDARPAEPEARAAFERVVEALVASRLVVKGMDTASQQGAWLEVAHEALLRKWPLLREWVAQDEKLIEQRHELEVMTEGWERSRGDADGGASYLLRGNRLRQAAELRKQVGLGDRMLRFIEASEEFARNRLSPLDDLEEQGWGIVVPEGARGDRLLELIRELVDHRERIQRRPVQVFRAPPGLDATEAIRWKQGVYQSPGISPRDRPNYLLILGDLNEVSLDVQQELAGELMIGRLAFRKDEHYSAYAAKVVRWEKDLPATPSSRLLFLSVRDGTPSMEITFSALADPCQEEVRKEMVKGLFPEVHLETMAGPELKDELLYWGSMRTPSVVVSTTYSLTEPSHGWSSPEEQRQYQGTLIIGGPVGGALSAAEVAGQVFLPGGVWLMLAGHSAGTPGNDRYGPILEGSRLNRRQFSTHAEVPFVAALPQALLSNPDGPLAVIGWVSMGMTSVFFDLTKEKRKLSRFLELLRVVCRGSRVGTAMARFYRDIPALTTEAFTLFEQEQAMSSLNWDQLDGQHRALIQVERHSLRDIILLGDPAARLPIMSQTLSSRSDAR comes from the coding sequence ATGAAGGGATTCACCACCCAAGAGCCGGTCGAACTGCTCCTGGACTTCGTCCGGACCGAGAAGGGCGACGACGCACACGCGTTCCGTTTCGAGCCGCAGGACTACCTGCTCCGCAAGGACAAGGGAGCCGTGAGCCGCGTGAGCTTCTCGTGGGACTCGGAGACGATGAAGGACCTCGAGAGCCTCCAGGGCCAGGTGCCCGCTCCCAACGCGGAGAGCCGCCTGGGCAACAAGCTGCGCTCGCTGCTGGGCGGGGAAGAGGCGCGGATCGAGGCAGCCCTCACGGAACGACGGTCGGTGCGGCTCACCATCCGGTCCAATGCCGCGGAGCTCTATGCGCTCCCCTGGGAACTCTTGAGGCTGTCAGGGCAGGGGATCCCGCTGTATGCCTACCCGGAGATCACCCTCCGCTACACGTGGCCGGGGACTTCGACCGCCGCGCCGGTTCCGGCTTCGCGGCTTGAGGGCGGCCGGATCCTCTTCGCCTGGTCCGAGGCGGGGGGTGACGTTGCCTGGGAACTGCATCTGGACGCGCTCCAGGGTGCCGCTAGGGCAGGACACCTGCCTTTCGACCCCGTCAAGGACGTGCTGCCTGCTGTCTCCCTTAAAAGGCTTGCCGACAAGCTGGAGCAGGCGAGAGCAGAAAGCCGGCCCTATGCGGTCCTTCATGTCCTCTGTCATGGGAAGGAGATTCCGGGCGAGTCCAAGGCGTTTGGTCTCCGCTGGGACGGCAGCTCTCTCCTGGTTCTCGAGGACATCGTCTCCGCCAATCGGCTGAGGGACCGCTTGTACAAGTATGCCGCCGAACTCCGGCTCGTCGTGCTGTGCGTGTGTCAGAGCGGCAATATGGGGGAGCCTGGGAGCCACCTTGGCAGCGTGGCGCATGAGCTGCACCGGGCCTCGTTCGAGGCGGTGGTGGCCTCCCGCTTTCCGCTCTCGGTTCCGGGATCCGTCACCCTGACGCGGACGCTTTATGGCCGGATGCTGGAGGGGCTCACGTCGCTTGAGGATGGATTCGTGGCCGCTCGGGAGGCGTTGAACGACGCCGCTCTGCCCACGCTCGACCACGTCGCGATCCAGCTCTACGGCCGCCCCGAGGATGGCTGGAATACGCGTCCCTTCATCGTCCGGCCCTACCAGGGGCTGCGGGCGTTTCAGCCAGAGCATGCGCGCTTCTTCTTCGGGCGCGCGACGGAGCGTGACGCACTCCTGAAGAGGGTGCTGGAGGCCCGAGCGGGGCAGCTTCCGCGGCTTCAGGTGCTGGCCGCGGCCTCCGGCACGGGCAAGTCCTCGCTGGTGCTCGCGGGCGTCGTGCCGGAGCTCGTCCGTATGGGCTGGCGATGGAAGGTGCTCCGGCCCTCAGAGCTGTCTCAGGAGGCCGCATCGTTCGAGGCAACCCCGGGGGAAGGGCCTCTGCTCGTTGTCGTGGATCAGTTCGAGGAGATCTTCACGCGGACATCGTCTCCCTCGGAGCGGGACGCGATCGTCCAGAAGATCGGGACACTCGCGCAGCTTCCCGAGGTCGTCGTGCTCTGCACGCTCCGGGTCGACTTCCTGGGGCGCTGCGGGGAGGTGACCGTGGAGGACGGAGGACGGCGCCTCGATCACGTGGTCTATGACGAAGCGCACCGGATGTTCCTATCCACCTTGGACGATGCTCGGATGGCCGAGGTGATCACGGGGCCGGCGTGGCTGGTTGGGCTCGAATTCGAGGAGGGACTCGTCGAGGTCCTGCGCAGGGACATCGCGGGGGAGTCCGGGGCGCTGCCGCTGCTCGAGTACGCGCTGGATCGGCTGTGGGAGCAGCGGAAGGGCCGGCTGCTGACACACGAGGCATACCAATCCATTGGCGGGGTCGAGGGCGCGGTCTCGGGGACGGCGGATCGCCTGATGGCTGGCTTCTCGGAGGAGGAGAGGGCGCAGGTCCGAAGGCTCTTCGTCGCGATGGTGGGCATCCGGCAGCAGGGGGCGCTCGATACGCGCAGGCGGGTGTGGATGGACGATGCGCGTCCCGCGGAACCCGAAGCGCGGGCGGCATTCGAGCGGGTGGTGGAGGCGCTCGTGGCGAGCCGCCTGGTGGTCAAGGGGATGGACACGGCCTCCCAGCAAGGCGCATGGCTGGAGGTGGCGCACGAGGCACTCCTCCGGAAGTGGCCCTTGCTGCGCGAGTGGGTGGCCCAGGACGAGAAGCTCATCGAGCAGCGGCATGAGCTGGAGGTCATGACCGAGGGCTGGGAGCGAAGCCGGGGCGACGCGGATGGCGGAGCGTCGTACCTGCTCAGGGGCAACCGGCTCCGCCAGGCGGCGGAGCTTCGGAAGCAGGTGGGGCTGGGCGACCGGATGCTTCGCTTCATTGAGGCGAGTGAGGAGTTCGCAAGGAACCGCCTGTCACCGCTCGATGACCTGGAGGAGCAAGGCTGGGGCATTGTCGTCCCAGAAGGGGCACGCGGAGATCGACTGCTGGAGCTCATTCGAGAGCTGGTGGACCACCGGGAGCGGATCCAGCGCCGGCCCGTGCAGGTGTTTCGTGCTCCGCCGGGGCTTGATGCCACGGAAGCCATCCGGTGGAAGCAAGGTGTCTATCAGAGCCCCGGCATCTCACCTCGCGACAGGCCCAACTACCTGTTGATCCTGGGAGATCTGAACGAGGTCTCGCTGGACGTGCAGCAAGAACTGGCTGGCGAATTGATGATTGGGCGCCTCGCGTTCCGCAAGGACGAGCACTACTCGGCCTATGCCGCGAAGGTGGTTCGGTGGGAGAAGGATTTGCCTGCAACGCCTAGCTCAAGGCTTCTCTTTTTGTCGGTCAGGGATGGCACGCCCTCAATGGAGATCACGTTCTCCGCACTGGCGGATCCCTGTCAGGAGGAAGTGCGCAAGGAGATGGTGAAAGGGCTCTTCCCTGAGGTCCATCTTGAGACGATGGCTGGACCGGAGCTGAAAGATGAACTGCTGTATTGGGGATCCATGCGCACGCCGAGCGTCGTGGTTTCCACGACCTACTCCTTGACAGAGCCCAGCCATGGTTGGAGTTCGCCAGAGGAGCAGCGTCAATACCAAGGAACTTTAATCATCGGTGGCCCTGTTGGGGGCGCGCTCTCGGCTGCGGAGGTCGCGGGGCAAGTGTTCCTTCCCGGAGGGGTGTGGTTGATGTTGGCGGGTCATAGTGCGGGGACCCCAGGAAATGATCGTTACGGTCCAATCCTTGAAGGAAGTCGACTCAACAGGAGGCAGTTTTCCACTCACGCAGAGGTGCCCTTTGTCGCCGCGCTTCCACAAGCGCTGCTCTCCAATCCTGACGGACCCCTCGCCGTGATCGGGTGGGTGAGTATGGGAATGACCAGCGTCTTCTTCGATCTCACGAAGGAGAAGCGCAAGCTCTCCCGCTTCCTGGAACTTCTCCGGGTTGTTTGCCGAGGGAGCAGGGTGGGGACAGCCATGGCTCGCTTCTATCGAGACATTCCCGCGCTAACGACCGAAGCGTTCACCCTGTTCGAGCAGGAGCAGGCGATGAGTTCGTTGAATTGGGACCAGTTGGATGGACAACACCGCGCCCTCATCCAAGTGGAGCGCCATTCCCTGCGGGACATCATCCTCCTGGGGGATCCTGCGGCGCGGCTGCCGATCATGAGCCAGACGCTCAGCTCAAGATCGGACGCGCGATAG
- a CDS encoding nSTAND1 domain-containing NTPase: MPPPEFDVFVCYAEQDQEWVLGLLLDALKRAGLSCHTEAAFALGVPRVLEFEKALQCSARTVLVLSPAFRADAASRFVSVLAMSYDLEHAAGSLVPLLYRPVETPAYLQGLELLDATTHDKWPAALERLCALLKRPIPEEARKPRCPYPGMVPFRADDARFFHGRQKELGSLQEKLLKHRRVLVVGPSASGKSSLLRAGFLPSYLADPRWVVRTLRPGEAPGSGLEELKRDPAVRKLLANESPKLRLLLVVDPLEELFTLASAQQQRRFIAGLQEFHTRTDCHVVAALRADFYPELMGSDLWPIPAEERLEIIPLRGQALRAAIEQPAIDVGAYLERELTERLLADVQDEPGALPLLQETLVLLWERMTGRIMTAHAYQELGQGHLNGLAVAMAARAEGALGELSREPATVGVARRMFLRLIQFGQGRSDTRRQLPVSALRTRQDEARLFEQTLQYLAGTRLITLSGEQGEADRLVDISHEALLQAWPTLRGWIEEKRSAEQTRRRLEEKSEEWLRLKRKGGLLDLAELAEARRYLSGPNAHALGSSTTLEGLVSASWRRVYLLRALTAFVFLVILGAAGGMLWQRWQAESLLAGSLFREAQHHWEEQKNDSLAVLPQLSKAFATAPPRDAQASTYALRLLHLADRGPCRVENLAAPFSRYIVSPDRKTIVITAPEGTVQVWDMTSGQILPLPFAQDARVLITPAFSADGQRLATITEGLNPFMTRTLHVWNARTGTSEHHLAYEHTSYVEDLVFTSNGQAVLLSRHVQKPSPSSTGSPDGELPPLGPLGFNFSDDPEAEVVLIDWASRAPRPRNAPKGLLRRAGPLSIAAHPGWSLKLHGRHLLTIDNDEATQRYEVRLVDMETGRPAPEVVPMQHTHPVRDAIVTGDSERFVFTLSSAQLDAPQELRIFEASTGRLKASTPLEKGGFHIGSTGHKVLLLGAGNALVWDWKVNQRRPLPSAPLDGAPHYFFARGDTVVLAVSDTGAIKAWSSEDGRPLPTRQMAPLETQPSLLMSQDASSQLEVDEEGRLLELTHQGTLRISNVLEQPGTTTQSLPGLDRVTQAAFSSKRKWLVTIREDSPRAHLQLWEVEGLRPLWKQPRVLTAFSVGAQFSADESCLLLSFESGASDPFTKTVTLQVLRLDPRCPVEEFSFSETLPAGDSSRWGPPASMQLDRTGQYLTAGWGGLKLQRWDLKKKQAVWSAPRHHLLGANVDLIFGEHLYLRVTPARIELWSFMGGDKPLHVFPRLASPLSSRLLLALAREARDVTADARPGAASATSEAALLIKLLETQVGLKHSPDGFFFLNMDSSQPWFVPGLLDDARMRSPFVSPNGRWLGFGAELGQEPGTLRMGWMGEEPDSTLHVFDLASGTPLLEEQHLSPRVVHAAFDSASESVLLLHSNGQLRKLPIAPKLTGRPGWLATAGEALTGLRLRDDGRSYRLSLAEHHAVRESFLRGLHHDAADGDTFAKAFLGRLTPGCPELQPSPTH, from the coding sequence ATGCCTCCTCCCGAGTTCGATGTCTTCGTCTGCTACGCCGAGCAGGACCAGGAGTGGGTCCTGGGCCTCCTGCTGGACGCGCTCAAGCGGGCGGGGCTGAGCTGTCACACGGAGGCGGCCTTCGCCCTGGGAGTGCCCCGGGTGCTGGAGTTCGAGAAGGCCCTCCAGTGCAGCGCCCGCACGGTGCTGGTGCTCTCACCGGCCTTCCGCGCGGATGCAGCCAGCCGTTTCGTCAGCGTGCTGGCCATGAGCTACGACCTGGAGCACGCGGCCGGGTCGCTGGTCCCCCTGCTCTACCGGCCGGTGGAGACGCCCGCCTATCTCCAAGGCCTGGAGTTGCTCGACGCCACGACCCACGACAAGTGGCCAGCCGCCCTCGAACGCCTGTGCGCCCTGCTGAAGCGGCCCATCCCCGAGGAGGCCCGCAAGCCGCGCTGTCCCTACCCTGGCATGGTGCCCTTCCGCGCCGACGACGCGCGCTTCTTCCACGGACGCCAGAAGGAGCTGGGAAGTCTTCAGGAGAAGCTGCTGAAGCACCGCCGGGTCCTGGTCGTGGGCCCCTCCGCCTCCGGCAAGTCCTCCCTCCTGCGCGCCGGCTTCCTGCCTTCGTACCTGGCGGATCCCCGGTGGGTGGTGCGCACCCTGCGCCCAGGAGAGGCTCCCGGCTCGGGGCTCGAGGAGCTGAAGCGAGACCCGGCCGTGCGCAAGCTCCTCGCCAATGAATCGCCGAAGCTGCGCCTGCTGCTGGTGGTGGACCCCCTGGAAGAACTCTTCACCCTGGCGTCCGCGCAGCAGCAGCGGCGGTTCATCGCCGGGCTGCAAGAGTTCCACACTCGGACAGACTGCCATGTGGTGGCGGCCCTGCGCGCGGACTTCTACCCGGAGCTGATGGGCAGCGATCTGTGGCCAATCCCCGCAGAGGAGCGCCTGGAGATCATCCCGCTCCGGGGACAGGCGCTGCGCGCGGCCATCGAGCAGCCCGCCATCGACGTGGGCGCCTACCTGGAGCGGGAGCTGACCGAGCGGCTGCTCGCGGACGTCCAGGACGAACCTGGCGCGCTTCCCCTGCTCCAGGAGACGCTGGTCCTGCTCTGGGAGCGCATGACGGGGCGGATCATGACCGCGCATGCCTACCAGGAGCTGGGACAGGGGCACCTGAACGGGCTCGCGGTGGCGATGGCCGCGCGAGCCGAAGGGGCCCTGGGCGAGCTGTCACGCGAGCCGGCAACGGTCGGCGTGGCGCGCAGGATGTTCCTCCGCCTCATCCAGTTCGGCCAGGGCCGCTCGGATACGCGGCGCCAGCTCCCGGTGTCCGCGCTGCGCACCCGGCAGGACGAGGCCCGCCTCTTCGAGCAGACCCTGCAGTACCTGGCGGGCACCCGGCTCATCACCCTGAGCGGCGAGCAGGGGGAGGCAGATCGTCTGGTGGACATCTCCCACGAAGCCCTGCTCCAGGCGTGGCCCACCCTGCGCGGCTGGATCGAGGAGAAGCGGTCGGCGGAGCAGACACGGCGGAGGCTGGAGGAAAAGTCCGAGGAGTGGCTCCGCTTGAAGCGCAAGGGCGGCCTGCTGGACCTGGCCGAGCTGGCCGAGGCCCGGCGGTACCTCTCCGGGCCGAATGCCCACGCGCTGGGTTCCAGCACCACGCTGGAGGGACTGGTGAGCGCGAGCTGGCGGCGCGTCTACCTCCTGCGTGCGCTGACGGCCTTCGTGTTCCTGGTGATCCTGGGTGCCGCGGGCGGGATGCTCTGGCAACGGTGGCAGGCCGAGTCGCTCCTCGCCGGGAGCCTCTTCCGCGAGGCACAGCACCACTGGGAGGAGCAGAAGAACGACAGCCTCGCCGTGCTGCCGCAACTCAGCAAGGCCTTCGCGACCGCCCCTCCCCGGGATGCCCAGGCTTCGACCTATGCGCTGCGATTGCTGCACCTGGCGGATCGGGGGCCCTGCCGCGTCGAGAACCTTGCGGCGCCTTTCAGCAGGTACATCGTCAGCCCGGACCGGAAGACTATCGTCATCACCGCCCCCGAAGGGACCGTTCAGGTCTGGGACATGACCTCGGGCCAAATCCTCCCGCTGCCATTCGCGCAGGATGCGCGAGTCCTGATCACTCCCGCCTTCAGCGCGGATGGTCAGCGGCTGGCAACGATCACGGAAGGGCTGAACCCTTTCATGACCCGCACGCTGCACGTCTGGAACGCCAGGACCGGAACCTCCGAGCACCACCTCGCCTACGAGCACACTTCCTATGTGGAGGACCTCGTATTCACCTCCAATGGCCAGGCTGTCCTCCTGTCCCGGCATGTTCAGAAGCCGAGCCCTAGCAGCACGGGCTCCCCTGACGGGGAGCTGCCGCCCCTGGGGCCCTTGGGCTTCAACTTCTCCGACGACCCCGAAGCGGAAGTCGTGCTCATCGATTGGGCCTCGAGAGCTCCTCGCCCCAGGAACGCCCCCAAGGGGCTCCTCCGTCGCGCCGGTCCTCTCAGCATCGCGGCACATCCAGGCTGGTCGCTGAAGCTCCACGGTCGCCACCTCCTGACGATCGACAACGACGAAGCCACCCAGCGTTACGAAGTGCGCCTCGTGGACATGGAGACCGGACGACCGGCCCCGGAAGTCGTCCCAATGCAGCACACGCACCCCGTCAGGGATGCCATTGTGACGGGAGACTCCGAGCGCTTTGTCTTCACCCTCTCTTCCGCCCAGCTTGATGCGCCGCAGGAGCTACGAATCTTCGAGGCCTCCACGGGCCGGCTCAAGGCTTCCACGCCCCTCGAGAAGGGCGGATTCCACATCGGCTCCACGGGGCACAAGGTGCTGCTGCTGGGAGCGGGAAATGCCCTCGTATGGGATTGGAAGGTCAACCAGCGCCGCCCGCTGCCGTCCGCCCCCCTGGATGGCGCCCCCCACTACTTCTTCGCTCGCGGAGACACGGTGGTCCTCGCGGTCTCGGACACTGGGGCAATCAAGGCCTGGAGCAGCGAGGATGGACGGCCGCTGCCCACCCGGCAGATGGCACCGTTGGAGACGCAGCCCTCCCTGTTGATGAGCCAGGACGCCTCATCCCAACTGGAGGTGGATGAAGAGGGACGGCTCCTTGAGCTCACCCACCAAGGCACCTTGCGCATTTCGAATGTCCTGGAGCAGCCGGGGACCACGACTCAGTCCCTGCCCGGTCTGGACCGGGTGACCCAAGCGGCCTTCTCCAGCAAGCGCAAGTGGCTGGTCACCATCAGGGAGGACTCCCCGCGGGCACACCTTCAACTGTGGGAGGTGGAAGGCCTGCGGCCACTTTGGAAACAGCCCCGGGTGCTGACGGCCTTCTCCGTGGGAGCGCAGTTCAGCGCCGACGAGAGCTGCCTGCTGCTCTCCTTTGAAAGCGGCGCCTCGGACCCCTTCACGAAGACGGTCACCCTTCAAGTCCTCCGGCTGGATCCGCGATGCCCGGTCGAGGAGTTCTCCTTCTCGGAGACACTGCCGGCTGGCGACAGCTCCAGATGGGGCCCTCCGGCATCCATGCAGCTGGATCGGACCGGCCAGTATCTGACGGCGGGCTGGGGTGGGCTCAAGCTCCAGCGCTGGGACCTGAAGAAGAAACAGGCGGTGTGGTCTGCCCCCAGGCATCACCTGCTCGGAGCAAACGTGGACCTCATCTTCGGGGAGCATCTCTATCTGCGGGTCACCCCGGCGCGTATCGAGCTCTGGAGCTTCATGGGAGGGGACAAGCCGCTGCACGTCTTCCCGCGTCTGGCGTCGCCGCTCAGCTCCAGGCTCCTCCTCGCGCTCGCCAGAGAGGCAAGGGACGTGACCGCGGATGCTCGACCAGGAGCCGCGTCGGCCACCTCCGAGGCCGCATTGCTCATCAAGCTGCTGGAGACACAGGTCGGGCTGAAGCATTCCCCGGATGGTTTCTTCTTCTTGAACATGGATTCATCCCAGCCCTGGTTCGTTCCGGGGCTGCTGGATGATGCGCGCATGCGCTCCCCATTTGTCAGTCCCAACGGACGGTGGCTGGGGTTCGGAGCCGAGCTCGGCCAGGAGCCCGGAACACTCAGAATGGGCTGGATGGGCGAAGAGCCGGACAGCACCTTGCACGTCTTCGACCTCGCTTCGGGGACCCCGCTCCTGGAGGAGCAGCACCTCTCCCCTCGTGTCGTCCACGCCGCCTTCGATAGCGCCTCGGAGTCGGTCCTCCTCCTCCACTCCAACGGCCAGCTCCGCAAACTCCCCATCGCGCCCAAGCTGACGGGCCGGCCCGGCTGGCTCGCCACCGCGGGCGAGGCATTGACGGGGCTCCGCCTCCGGGATGACGGCCGCTCCTACCGGCTCTCGCTCGCGGAGCACCACGCCGTGCGCGAGTCCTTCCTCCGTGGGCTCCACCACGACGCGGCGGACGGTGACACCTTCGCCAAGGCTTTCCTTGGCCGTCTCACACCAGGATGTCCGGAGCTCCAGCCTTCTCCCACGCATTGA